A single region of the Microcoleus sp. bin38.metabat.b11b12b14.051 genome encodes:
- a CDS encoding nuclear transport factor 2 family protein: protein MYELPEIRWIVNRAAVIDAIVAFANAIDAKDWQKLRSHLADEIDIDYSEFRSETPRRITAEEYIQQRVEGLAGLRTLHISTNHEVTIHNNTAKCQSAYQIYRLDPTREAGQNRLDTAGNYFHTLIQTTDGHWAIDGIKQTVVIVSGNPQVHGALRGTS from the coding sequence ATGTACGAACTCCCAGAAATCCGCTGGATTGTGAACCGGGCTGCTGTCATAGATGCGATCGTAGCATTTGCAAATGCGATCGACGCCAAAGACTGGCAAAAATTGCGATCGCACCTAGCGGACGAAATAGATATCGACTATTCGGAATTCAGGAGTGAAACTCCCAGACGAATAACCGCAGAAGAGTATATACAACAGCGAGTAGAAGGACTTGCAGGTTTGCGAACGCTGCACATCAGCACAAATCATGAAGTAACTATTCACAACAATACAGCCAAATGCCAGTCTGCATACCAAATTTATCGACTTGACCCCACTCGCGAAGCCGGACAAAATCGGTTGGACACAGCAGGAAACTATTTTCACACTTTGATTCAAACAACAGACGGACATTGGGCGATCGATGGAATCAAGCAAACCGTAGTGATTGTCAGCGGCAATCCTCAAGTACATGGTGCCCTGCGCGGTACATCTTAA
- a CDS encoding carbohydrate ABC transporter permease: protein MNNLKAKKSNSPNRSRSPWRTLWTYSIMGAIALLMLFPLLWLLSTSLKSPSENIFQYPPQLWPQQPTLENFIKVWETNPFGRYLFNSTLIAGLTVSINVLFCALAAYPLARLNFRGREAILITIISTIMIPFQIVMIPLYILTVQLGLKNSYLGVIFPGLASAFGIFLLRQAFLAVPKELEEAARIDGCTELGIWWHVMIPAIKPALVTLGIFVFIGSWSDFLWPLLVLDRPEYYTLPLGVANLAGTFSLDWRLVAAGSIISIIPVLGLFVLLQKYIVPTEAAAGVKG from the coding sequence ATGAACAATCTCAAAGCTAAAAAATCAAATTCCCCAAACCGTAGTCGATCGCCGTGGAGAACCCTGTGGACGTACAGTATCATGGGGGCGATCGCACTTTTAATGCTGTTTCCCTTGCTGTGGCTGCTCAGTACCTCCCTCAAATCCCCCAGCGAAAACATCTTTCAATATCCCCCGCAACTGTGGCCGCAACAGCCAACCCTCGAAAACTTCATCAAAGTCTGGGAAACCAACCCCTTCGGGCGCTACCTGTTCAACAGCACCCTAATTGCAGGCCTGACAGTCAGCATCAACGTTTTGTTTTGCGCCCTCGCCGCATACCCCTTAGCCAGACTTAACTTTCGCGGCCGCGAAGCCATTTTAATTACAATTATTTCCACAATCATGATACCCTTCCAAATAGTCATGATTCCGCTGTACATTTTGACAGTACAACTCGGATTAAAAAATAGCTATTTAGGCGTCATATTTCCCGGACTCGCCTCAGCCTTCGGCATATTTTTATTGCGACAAGCATTTCTCGCAGTTCCCAAAGAATTAGAAGAAGCCGCCCGCATCGACGGCTGCACAGAATTAGGCATTTGGTGGCACGTCATGATTCCCGCAATTAAGCCAGCTTTAGTCACATTAGGAATTTTTGTATTTATCGGTTCTTGGAGTGACTTTTTGTGGCCGCTGCTAGTTTTAGACAGGCCAGAATATTATACGTTACCTTTAGGTGTCGCCAATTTAGCCGGGACATTTTCCTTAGATTGGCGTTTGGTGGCGGCGGGTTCGATTATTTCGATTATTCCAGTTTTAGGACTGTTTGTGCTGTTGCAAAAATACATTGTACCGACAGAAGCGGCCGCCGGAGTCAAAGGATAG
- the rpsF gene encoding 30S ribosomal protein S6, translated as MKPFIYETMYILRPDLGEEMTDQAIAKYQTILRDQGAENIETQHRGKRRLAYEIGKHRDGVYVQMNYTAPGAAIFPMERAMRLSEEVIRYLTIKQDVPDAPEAEAEAEVAA; from the coding sequence ATGAAACCGTTTATTTACGAAACAATGTACATTCTGCGCCCTGATTTGGGTGAAGAAATGACTGACCAGGCGATCGCGAAATATCAAACCATTTTGCGCGATCAAGGTGCTGAAAATATCGAAACTCAGCACCGCGGTAAGCGTCGCTTGGCTTACGAAATCGGCAAGCACCGCGACGGAGTATACGTTCAAATGAACTATACAGCTCCGGGCGCTGCAATTTTTCCTATGGAACGCGCGATGCGTTTGAGCGAAGAAGTGATTCGCTATTTGACGATTAAGCAAGATGTCCCAGATGCACCTGAAGCTGAAGCTGAAGCTGAAGTCGCTGCTTAG
- a CDS encoding creatininase family protein codes for MLLHLSTWPEVEAYLESSRGIIIPIGSTEQHGPTGLIGTDAITASAIAQSVGEAANALIGPTINVGMALHHTSFPGSISLRPQTLILVIRDYITSLAKAGFEKYFFINGHGGNIATMKAAFSETYAHLSDLNVPNADRIQCQIGNWFMCGSVYKLAKELYGNQEGSHATPSEVALTQYLYPEAIKQAPLSEEVASGYKIYSAADFRRRFPDGRMGSNPALATPQHGQQFHELAVKELTNNYLEFLNSD; via the coding sequence ATGTTGCTGCATTTGAGTACATGGCCCGAGGTTGAAGCTTATCTAGAGAGCTCCCGAGGCATAATTATCCCGATCGGCTCCACCGAACAACACGGGCCCACCGGCTTAATCGGAACTGACGCGATTACTGCTTCTGCGATCGCCCAGAGTGTCGGCGAAGCAGCCAATGCCTTAATCGGCCCGACAATTAATGTGGGGATGGCCTTGCATCATACCAGCTTTCCCGGTAGCATCAGCCTCCGACCGCAGACGCTGATTCTGGTAATCAGAGATTATATCACATCTTTAGCAAAAGCCGGATTTGAGAAATATTTCTTTATTAACGGTCACGGCGGGAATATTGCGACGATGAAAGCAGCATTTTCCGAGACATACGCGCATTTGTCGGATTTGAATGTGCCAAATGCCGATCGAATCCAGTGTCAAATCGGCAACTGGTTCATGTGCGGTTCAGTCTACAAACTCGCCAAAGAATTGTACGGAAACCAAGAAGGTTCCCACGCCACCCCCAGCGAAGTTGCACTAACCCAGTACCTTTATCCAGAAGCAATCAAACAAGCACCGCTTTCGGAAGAAGTTGCATCCGGGTACAAAATTTATAGTGCTGCTGACTTCCGGCGCCGATTTCCCGACGGGAGAATGGGTTCAAATCCAGCCTTAGCGACTCCCCAACACGGCCAGCAATTTCACGAATTAGCAGTCAAAGAATTGACTAATAATTATTTGGAGTTTTTGAACTCAGATTGA
- a CDS encoding response regulator transcription factor: MSSAELSESPSRLAVGQAGRILLLEGEDLLREMLALALKEQGYEVVVTSDGRNALPSVQASSSYHGEFGFNLLIMDSINGLDLCRMLRHQGNPVPILIVGARGSANNCAFYLEAGSDDYLTKPFGMREFIARCRALMRRQRLGQLPQPMMLQYKNITLYPEECRVLVHGIEVKLSPKQFRLLELFMTNPRRVWSRDQLLEKIWGQDFIGDSKTVDVHIRWLREKLEIDPGQPEYIITVRGFGYRFG, encoded by the coding sequence ATGTCTTCTGCTGAATTAAGCGAAAGTCCTTCAAGGCTGGCTGTTGGACAAGCCGGCCGCATCTTGTTATTGGAAGGTGAAGACCTGTTGCGGGAAATGCTAGCTTTGGCCCTAAAAGAACAGGGCTATGAGGTGGTTGTTACTAGCGACGGGCGCAACGCTCTGCCTTCTGTGCAGGCTTCCTCGTCTTACCACGGTGAATTCGGTTTTAACCTGTTAATTATGGACTCAATTAACGGTTTGGATCTGTGTCGAATGTTACGGCATCAAGGAAATCCCGTTCCTATTTTGATTGTCGGTGCGAGAGGAAGTGCCAACAATTGCGCTTTTTATCTCGAAGCCGGATCGGATGATTATCTCACCAAGCCTTTTGGAATGCGGGAATTTATCGCCCGCTGTCGGGCACTAATGCGGCGCCAACGTCTCGGTCAGTTACCACAACCGATGATGCTGCAATATAAGAACATAACTCTTTATCCTGAAGAATGCCGCGTGTTAGTTCATGGCATTGAAGTGAAACTTTCTCCTAAACAGTTTCGCTTACTAGAACTATTTATGACTAATCCCCGGCGAGTTTGGTCTCGCGATCAGTTGCTAGAAAAAATTTGGGGCCAAGATTTTATCGGAGACAGCAAAACAGTTGACGTTCACATCCGCTGGCTGCGCGAAAAGTTAGAAATCGATCCTGGTCAACCGGAATATATCATTACAGTACGGGGGTTCGGCTATCGATTTGGTTGA
- a CDS encoding alkaline phosphatase PhoX, whose protein sequence is MTIKRREFLLFLGATAGTFALNSCEQKNAMPFPQPVNSAKEGGNIAAGLNFQPVKGPMPLLTSSTLTKTGQFIPISNVSTQQQAEAYSTYEVADDLVLPEGFTYDIVAAWGDKVGDSHFGYNNDYLSFVETGKNQGFLTVNFEYISAKPWIQTYQKVIGKSLPFAKLEAAATPAGKAGINAFAIADKDATKKMVVEVSKAALIDVGIGVISVKINDDGKWVRTNSPADRRITGISGLEDGRYLKATGPAVAVFNKKGKGYSDKLGSKIIGTFNNCAGGTTPWGTVFSAEENIQNFVPEAVFADGTSFDPSKKNFYIDAEEIGGLGNPFGLAGNKYGWMVEVDPANPNDYGTKHTWLGRCRHEAVGIRVVAGKPLAFYSGCDRRSGHIYKFVSKNPVKNPKDRSNSQLLTDGMLYAAKFNADGTGRWIALKTDTPVNPDLPSIHAGGMINLPQRPEGGFVKVEKDTEAVAFKQKFKTLNDLYEGTANEKQGAILIDAHYAASAAGATCTARPEDTEIAPDGSLYITFTSGSASDSDGGPDLRIFQGKDGKPYEYGWIMRLVEEGNEPSAMTFQWKMFATGGEPAAGGLGFSNPDNLVIDKGGNVWMVNDMSSDKLNAPVAAGRVDKDGKPISQSNLRGLYGNNAIWFLPASGESAGEAFLFGIGPMECETTGPFFTEDEKTLFLAIQHPGEINGMRKDMAADSRKFAMKTIDGKEFLQTRKVPVGSNWPGKKVNNPPKPAVVAIRRVNSQRLTYSSGQWTVDS, encoded by the coding sequence ATGACTATCAAGCGTCGAGAATTTTTACTGTTCTTGGGTGCAACGGCCGGTACTTTTGCACTCAATTCTTGCGAACAAAAAAATGCCATGCCCTTCCCACAACCTGTTAACTCTGCAAAGGAGGGCGGGAATATTGCAGCAGGCCTAAACTTCCAACCAGTCAAGGGCCCGATGCCTTTGCTAACCAGCAGCACCTTAACAAAAACTGGACAATTCATCCCCATTAGCAACGTATCCACCCAGCAACAAGCCGAAGCTTACAGCACTTACGAAGTAGCAGACGACCTCGTACTTCCAGAAGGCTTTACCTACGATATCGTAGCTGCTTGGGGAGACAAAGTGGGCGATTCTCACTTCGGCTACAACAATGACTATCTGTCTTTTGTAGAAACAGGCAAAAATCAGGGATTCTTAACAGTTAATTTTGAGTACATAAGTGCCAAACCTTGGATTCAAACTTATCAAAAAGTTATTGGCAAATCTCTGCCTTTTGCTAAGTTAGAGGCGGCTGCGACACCCGCCGGAAAAGCTGGAATAAATGCTTTTGCTATTGCGGACAAAGACGCGACTAAAAAAATGGTTGTAGAAGTATCGAAAGCAGCTTTGATTGATGTGGGAATTGGGGTAATTTCTGTTAAAATAAATGATGACGGTAAATGGGTAAGAACGAATTCTCCAGCCGATCGCCGAATTACGGGCATTTCCGGCCTAGAAGACGGGCGCTACCTCAAAGCCACCGGCCCAGCGGTAGCTGTGTTCAACAAAAAAGGTAAAGGCTACTCGGATAAGTTGGGTTCAAAAATCATCGGCACTTTTAATAACTGTGCGGGCGGAACTACGCCTTGGGGAACGGTTTTTAGTGCAGAAGAAAACATTCAGAATTTTGTGCCAGAAGCTGTATTTGCAGACGGTACATCTTTCGATCCAAGCAAGAAAAATTTCTACATTGATGCCGAAGAAATTGGCGGTTTGGGTAATCCGTTCGGCTTGGCGGGGAATAAATACGGCTGGATGGTAGAAGTAGATCCGGCTAACCCCAACGACTACGGCACCAAACACACTTGGTTGGGACGCTGCCGCCACGAAGCCGTCGGCATTCGTGTGGTAGCGGGGAAACCCTTAGCATTTTACTCCGGGTGCGATCGCCGCAGCGGACATATTTACAAATTCGTCAGCAAAAACCCAGTCAAAAACCCCAAAGATCGATCGAATTCCCAGCTATTGACAGACGGAATGCTTTATGCTGCAAAATTTAACGCTGACGGCACCGGTAGATGGATTGCACTAAAAACTGATACCCCTGTCAATCCAGATTTGCCTAGCATTCATGCAGGCGGAATGATTAATTTGCCGCAGCGCCCGGAAGGCGGTTTTGTCAAAGTCGAAAAAGATACAGAAGCCGTTGCTTTTAAACAAAAATTCAAGACTTTAAATGACCTCTACGAAGGCACAGCTAATGAAAAACAAGGTGCAATTTTAATAGACGCTCACTATGCCGCCAGTGCCGCAGGAGCCACTTGCACTGCTCGTCCCGAAGACACTGAAATTGCTCCTGACGGTTCTCTCTACATTACCTTTACTTCCGGTTCTGCAAGCGACAGCGACGGCGGGCCGGATTTGCGAATTTTTCAAGGCAAGGACGGCAAACCTTACGAATACGGCTGGATTATGCGCTTAGTTGAAGAGGGTAACGAGCCCTCTGCAATGACTTTTCAATGGAAAATGTTTGCGACGGGCGGCGAACCCGCTGCGGGCGGATTGGGTTTTTCTAATCCCGATAATTTGGTAATTGATAAGGGCGGCAATGTTTGGATGGTTAATGATATGTCTTCTGACAAACTGAATGCGCCTGTTGCTGCTGGCCGAGTTGATAAAGATGGAAAACCAATTAGTCAATCTAATTTGCGCGGTTTGTACGGTAACAATGCGATTTGGTTTTTGCCTGCTTCTGGTGAGAGTGCCGGGGAGGCTTTCTTGTTTGGCATTGGGCCGATGGAATGCGAAACTACTGGGCCGTTTTTTACTGAGGATGAAAAGACTTTGTTTTTGGCGATTCAACATCCGGGAGAAATCAACGGGATGCGAAAAGATATGGCGGCAGACAGCCGGAAATTTGCCATGAAGACTATTGATGGTAAGGAGTTTTTGCAGACTCGAAAAGTGCCTGTAGGCTCTAACTGGCCTGGCAAAAAAGTTAATAATCCACCTAAACCTGCGGTGGTGGCAATTCGCCGGGTGAATTCGCAGCGGTTGACTTATAGCAGTGGACAGTGGACAGTGGACAGTTGA
- a CDS encoding ATP-binding protein produces MNKTASTATEATKTARSRTLRTVLIVPFVLQLFAAVGLVGYLSFKNGQKAVNEIADRLMTEVGSRVQQNLGTYLTVPHQVNQINAAAIELGTLNLEDLPILQRHFWRQIQIFDTLTFSGLALEQRDNLGAERLDNGSLTWRVSTAASNYDFRTYATNESGEIGAVLNNKTNFDPRIRPWYKAAVAAGKPTWSQIYSNTAGITAYLGASMPFYDKQGKLQGVLLTNINLSTIGKFLQSLKIGETGQVFIVERSGMLVATSTGEKPFHTANKDYGAERVKAIDSKNTFTQTTAKYLASNFNEFQSLTTAQSLEFDVEGNKQFLQVLPWQDDKGLDWLIVVVVPEADFMAQINANNTATILLCIAAFVVAIIVGVVTARWVTKPILSLNEAAKNIAKGEWGKSVTLNRDDEVGELANSFNSMAAQLQVSFTEMQALNAELSESESRLNQILEAVPVGIFVAESSGKPYYVNSRAQDLLGTGIVANTSEELREIYQIYLAGSNEVYPAEKDPIINAFKGASVNVDDMEIRQLDRIIPIEVWGTPIYDDKGKVSYAIAAFADITQRKQAEKLVADYNRTLEAQVAERTQELKTALDNLQTTQEELIQSEKMAALGQLVAGVAHELNTPLGAIRSSAGNMTKFLGQTITNLPSLFQSLSPTESENFNTLLYRSLQKDMTLTAREERKLKRALISQLEGEDIDEADEIADTLVDMGIYEADDFLSLLQKVDRDRILEMAYKLSEIQRGTQTINTAADRASKVVFALKTYARYDSSETMVESNITEGIETVLTLYQNNLKHGVEVIRNFPKIPSILCYVDQLNQVWTNLIHNALQAMDNQGTLTLDIRQEGNYIKVGVTDSGAGIPAEVMPKIFAPFFTTKPPGEGSGLGLDIVRKIVEKHRGQIEVESFPGQTTFTVVLPVNLP; encoded by the coding sequence GTGAACAAAACCGCATCCACTGCCACCGAAGCCACAAAAACTGCTCGATCGCGAACCCTGCGAACAGTTTTGATAGTTCCCTTCGTCTTGCAACTGTTCGCTGCGGTGGGACTTGTAGGATATCTCTCATTTAAAAACGGACAGAAGGCAGTGAATGAAATTGCCGATCGACTAATGACAGAAGTAGGCAGTCGCGTTCAACAGAATCTCGGTACTTACCTGACTGTACCCCATCAGGTCAACCAGATCAATGCTGCTGCGATCGAACTCGGCACCCTCAACCTCGAAGATTTACCTATTTTACAGCGTCATTTTTGGCGGCAGATTCAGATATTTGATACCCTCACTTTTAGTGGTTTAGCATTAGAACAAAGAGACAACTTAGGGGCAGAAAGGCTCGACAATGGCTCGCTGACTTGGAGAGTATCGACAGCAGCAAGTAACTATGATTTCCGCACCTATGCTACCAATGAATCCGGCGAAATCGGCGCAGTATTAAACAACAAAACTAATTTCGACCCGCGCATTCGCCCTTGGTACAAAGCTGCCGTAGCTGCTGGCAAACCCACCTGGAGTCAGATTTATTCCAATACGGCTGGCATTACTGCTTATCTCGGCGCATCTATGCCTTTCTACGACAAACAAGGCAAATTGCAAGGGGTGCTGCTAACTAATATTAATTTGTCCACTATTGGCAAGTTTTTGCAAAGCTTGAAAATCGGCGAAACCGGACAGGTTTTTATTGTAGAGCGATCGGGAATGTTAGTCGCAACTTCCACAGGCGAAAAACCGTTTCATACCGCCAACAAAGACTACGGAGCTGAACGAGTTAAAGCAATTGACAGTAAAAATACTTTCACTCAAACCACTGCTAAATATTTAGCATCTAATTTTAACGAGTTCCAATCTCTGACAACAGCGCAGTCACTAGAATTTGATGTTGAGGGTAACAAACAATTTTTACAAGTTCTGCCTTGGCAAGATGATAAAGGATTGGATTGGTTGATTGTGGTGGTGGTTCCAGAAGCGGATTTCATGGCACAAATTAATGCCAATAATACCGCGACCATTTTGTTGTGCATTGCTGCTTTTGTCGTCGCGATAATTGTTGGCGTCGTTACGGCGAGGTGGGTAACCAAACCAATTTTATCTTTGAACGAGGCTGCCAAAAATATTGCTAAAGGTGAATGGGGCAAAAGTGTAACGCTCAACCGCGATGATGAAGTCGGAGAACTTGCAAATTCATTTAATAGTATGGCGGCGCAACTGCAAGTATCCTTCACAGAAATGCAAGCTTTGAATGCCGAATTATCTGAGAGTGAAAGTCGGCTAAATCAAATTTTAGAGGCGGTTCCGGTGGGGATATTTGTAGCCGAGTCTAGTGGCAAACCTTATTATGTTAATTCTCGCGCTCAGGATTTGTTAGGAACAGGTATAGTAGCTAATACTTCGGAGGAACTTAGAGAGATTTATCAAATTTATCTGGCAGGTAGCAACGAAGTTTATCCGGCAGAAAAAGATCCAATTATCAATGCTTTTAAAGGAGCCAGCGTTAACGTTGATGATATGGAAATTCGCCAGCTTGACAGGATTATTCCGATCGAGGTTTGGGGAACGCCTATTTATGATGATAAGGGAAAGGTGAGTTATGCGATCGCAGCTTTTGCCGATATCACCCAACGCAAACAAGCCGAAAAATTGGTAGCGGATTACAACCGCACTCTCGAAGCCCAAGTCGCCGAAAGAACCCAAGAGCTCAAAACAGCCCTAGACAACCTGCAAACCACCCAAGAAGAGCTGATTCAATCGGAAAAAATGGCAGCTTTAGGCCAATTAGTCGCCGGAGTTGCTCACGAATTGAATACTCCGCTGGGCGCAATTCGATCGAGTGCGGGAAATATGACTAAGTTTTTGGGCCAAACCATCACAAATTTACCCTCACTGTTTCAGTCGCTTTCCCCCACCGAATCTGAAAATTTTAACACATTGCTGTATCGCTCGCTACAAAAAGATATGACTTTAACAGCTAGAGAAGAAAGGAAGTTAAAGCGGGCTTTGATTAGTCAACTCGAAGGCGAAGACATTGACGAAGCCGATGAGATCGCCGACACTTTGGTAGATATGGGGATTTATGAGGCGGACGACTTTCTGTCTTTGCTGCAAAAGGTCGATCGCGATCGCATCTTAGAAATGGCTTACAAACTCTCAGAAATCCAGCGAGGCACCCAAACAATTAACACCGCAGCCGATCGCGCTTCTAAAGTCGTCTTCGCCCTGAAAACCTATGCCCGTTACGACTCATCAGAAACCATGGTTGAATCTAATATAACTGAAGGCATAGAAACCGTACTCACCCTGTATCAAAATAACCTCAAACACGGCGTCGAAGTAATCCGCAATTTTCCCAAAATACCCTCGATTTTGTGCTATGTAGACCAACTAAATCAAGTATGGACAAATCTGATTCACAACGCCCTGCAAGCGATGGACAATCAAGGCACATTAACTCTGGACATCCGGCAAGAAGGCAACTATATCAAAGTCGGCGTTACCGATAGTGGCGCCGGAATTCCAGCCGAAGTCATGCCCAAAATATTCGCCCCCTTCTTCACAACCAAACCCCCGGGAGAAGGCAGCGGTCTCGGTCTCGATATAGTCAGAAAAATCGTTGAAAAACATCGCGGTCAAATAGAAGTTGAATCCTTTCCAGGCCAAACTACTTTTACAGTTGTTCTACCTGTCAATCTCCCCTAA
- a CDS encoding response regulator, producing MSKPIILCVDDEKVVLQSLKTQLKSAFGNAYTYEIAESPADALELIDEFNDDEISIILIVSDWLMPGMKGDEFLIMVHQRFPKIVKIMLTGQADEEAVKRAFDEANLHRCLLKPWSEIELIETIKTALSL from the coding sequence ATGTCTAAACCAATTATCCTGTGTGTTGACGACGAAAAAGTAGTTTTACAAAGCCTTAAAACCCAGCTAAAATCAGCTTTTGGGAATGCTTACACTTATGAAATAGCCGAAAGTCCCGCCGACGCTCTAGAGTTAATTGATGAATTCAATGATGACGAAATTTCAATTATCTTGATTGTCTCGGATTGGTTAATGCCAGGAATGAAAGGAGACGAATTTCTGATTATGGTGCATCAAAGATTTCCTAAAATAGTAAAAATAATGCTGACAGGTCAAGCCGATGAAGAGGCAGTAAAAAGGGCTTTTGACGAAGCCAACCTCCATCGGTGTTTGCTGAAACCTTGGTCGGAAATCGAGTTAATTGAAACCATTAAAACAGCCTTATCGTTATGA
- a CDS encoding adenylate/guanylate cyclase domain-containing protein — MTKQVIICVDDEKTILKSLKTELKEALGNTYQIEIAEGGQDALELIAELLENGYEIPLIISDYVMPDMKGDELLRLVHEISPKTLKVMLTGQATIEAVGNAIKQAKLYRYIGKPWQTQDLQLTVTEAVHSYSQDKKLAEQNAELRKMNQELEFALSQQLQLTEAAKRFVPNEFVSLLSHDSLSDVRLGDSVEKEMSILFSDIRDFTALSESLTPQENFNFINCYLSRMEPSIIENHGFIDKYIGDAIMALFAHTADNAVTAGISMLHSLYEYNQHLISCSSPPIKIGLGINTGSLMLGTVGSTNRMDSTVIGDAVNLASRVESLTKSYGVAMLITQNTFLGLSNPASYAIRNIGCIRVKGKSDLVTIYEVFDADIPELKEGKLATLPVFIEALYNYAAAKHQEAAKLFADCIRKNPLDKVAQNYLQRCQEIQGNFPIL, encoded by the coding sequence ATGACCAAACAAGTCATTATTTGCGTTGACGATGAAAAAACTATTCTCAAAAGCCTGAAGACGGAATTAAAAGAGGCTTTAGGGAATACTTATCAGATTGAAATTGCCGAAGGAGGTCAAGATGCCCTAGAGTTAATTGCTGAATTGCTCGAAAACGGCTATGAAATTCCTTTGATTATCTCGGATTACGTAATGCCTGACATGAAAGGAGATGAATTGTTGCGGCTAGTTCACGAAATTTCTCCCAAAACTCTCAAGGTGATGCTGACGGGTCAGGCGACTATTGAGGCGGTAGGAAATGCCATCAAACAGGCGAAACTCTACCGCTACATCGGCAAACCTTGGCAAACTCAAGACTTGCAACTGACTGTAACAGAAGCCGTCCACAGTTACAGTCAGGATAAAAAACTAGCAGAACAAAATGCCGAACTTCGGAAAATGAATCAAGAGCTAGAATTTGCTCTGTCCCAGCAATTACAATTAACAGAAGCTGCTAAACGCTTTGTGCCGAATGAATTTGTCTCGCTGCTAAGCCACGATAGCTTGAGCGACGTTCGACTCGGCGACAGCGTGGAAAAAGAAATGTCAATATTGTTTTCTGATATTCGGGACTTTACGGCTCTTTCAGAGAGTCTGACACCTCAAGAAAATTTCAATTTTATTAATTGCTATTTGAGTCGAATGGAGCCTAGCATTATTGAAAATCACGGGTTTATTGATAAATATATTGGCGATGCAATTATGGCTTTGTTCGCCCACACTGCAGACAATGCAGTCACAGCAGGAATTTCTATGCTGCACAGTCTCTATGAATACAATCAACATCTGATTAGTTGCAGCTCCCCACCAATTAAAATTGGGCTGGGTATCAATACGGGTTCATTGATGTTAGGAACAGTTGGGTCAACGAACAGGATGGACAGTACAGTGATTGGGGACGCGGTGAATTTAGCCTCGCGAGTGGAAAGCTTGACCAAAAGTTACGGGGTGGCGATGTTGATCACTCAAAATACTTTTTTAGGATTGAGCAATCCCGCAAGTTATGCAATCAGAAATATTGGCTGTATTCGAGTTAAAGGTAAATCGGATTTGGTGACGATTTACGAAGTGTTTGACGCTGATATACCGGAATTGAAAGAGGGAAAGTTAGCAACTTTGCCCGTATTTATCGAAGCATTGTACAATTACGCCGCTGCTAAACATCAAGAAGCGGCAAAACTGTTTGCTGATTGCATCCGAAAGAATCCGCTGGATAAGGTAGCCCAAAATTATTTGCAACGCTGTCAGGAAATCCAGGGGAATTTTCCCATACTTTAG
- a CDS encoding response regulator produces MSKPVILCVDDDISVLESIKTQLKSSFGNKYYYELAENAIDALEILKELIEKNIQVMVIVSDSLMPGMKGDELLVCIHEQFPNIVKVMLIGQGQEAAIARVQKEANLDSCLYKPWLQSELIETISSGLKITEYNE; encoded by the coding sequence ATGTCTAAACCAGTAATTTTATGTGTGGATGATGATATCTCTGTATTGGAGAGTATCAAAACGCAGCTTAAGTCCAGTTTTGGTAATAAATATTATTATGAATTGGCTGAAAATGCGATCGATGCTCTGGAAATACTAAAGGAGTTGATTGAAAAAAATATTCAAGTTATGGTGATTGTATCAGATTCATTAATGCCAGGAATGAAGGGGGACGAGTTGCTGGTTTGCATCCACGAACAATTCCCTAATATCGTGAAAGTAATGCTCATAGGGCAAGGGCAGGAAGCTGCTATTGCTAGGGTGCAAAAGGAAGCAAACCTTGATTCATGCTTGTATAAGCCGTGGTTGCAATCGGAATTAATTGAAACTATTAGTTCGGGACTTAAAATAACAGAATATAACGAGTAA